In Citrus sinensis cultivar Valencia sweet orange chromosome 3, DVS_A1.0, whole genome shotgun sequence, the sequence ATAAAGTAAACAACAATAACATTTTAGCCCCCTAATAATTTcagtttattcaataaatatacaatttaattattttataaaataagtgtttaattctaattgaaaaaagaaatagatttgaattggggacatatttgaaaataaaataaaaattccacTGTTAGTTGAagaactataaaaataatagggacctaaatgaaattaaaatatcaaagaatTAATCAGACAACCTCGCATCAAAACAAAACTGTTCAGAACTTCAGATGGGTTGGATTATCTCGGAGTCGAAGTCGGAGTTCGatgtgattaaaattaaacccAGGTTAAAAAGGTAATTGTCAGCacagttaaaagaaaaacaacgaGAAAAGTCAGCTGATAGAGGCTCCAAGTCAAGAGTAATCCACTCGTAGGTCTCCGAAAAAGTGATTCTCTGCACTCTATCCATCTCTGCCCCTGCTTACCATCATCTATCGGCGTCGTTTCCACACACACACGcaaccactttttttttttttttggctcgTTTTAACCATAAGAATTAAGAAcccaacaaacaaaaacacatATATTGTCATGAATTCTCGACGCGAAACAACAACACATTATAAGACGACAAGAACAACATGATATTTTACAACtgaaagaaacaagaaaattggaaaaaaaaaaaaagagaaaagaaacaagCAAGAAGTATACTAGTCGTTGCTGTGGAGGTTTGTTTTGGGTGATGGAGCCGAACCGAACCCGGTTGATAGGAGAGTACATAGTGGGGCCGAGAATCGGGTCGGGTTCGTTCGCGGTGGTCTGGAGAGCCAGGCATCGTCAGTTGGGTATTGAAGTAGCAGTGAAAGAGATTGACAAAAAGTTGCTTAGTCCTAAAGTCAGTGATAATTTACTCAAAGAAATCTCCATTCTCAGCACCATCAGTCACCCCAACATTATTCGTTTCTTTGAAGCTATCGAGGTCTCTCCACAAATTACCCActtgtatttttcttcttgtctttTCTTATGGTGTTGTTTGAGTCTGACGATAATGTATGTGTTATAATAATGTTTGTGGCAGActagagagaaaatttatttggttttggaatatTGTGATGGAGGTGATCTTGCCGCTTATATTCACAAACATGGCAAAGTATCAGAGGCTGTTGCTAGGCATTTTATGAGACAATTGGGTATATCTATCTTTactttttggttatttatatttgatcaaATTTCCTGTTATTAAAGTTAGGCAATTTTGGCAAATTCTATATGCTTTGGCCGTCTGCTTGTTAAATGCTCAATTACTGTTAAATGAGTTTTTTGAGATGCTTGGCCAGTTGGGTGTCAGGTGAACCTTACAAATAACTTTATTCGGTTGTTTAGCTTCAATCGgttatatcattttttttttttgggtatttttttcttttttttgcaCTGGTGCTTGTGGAAGCAAACTGCTtctgtttgtttaattttgtgattatttttacagctGCTGGATTGCAAGTACTCCAAGAAAAGCATCTTATTCACAGGGATTTGAAGCCACAGGTACTGTGTCTTGCTCTCTTTTAGATGTTTATGGTTAGATTCTCTATTGAGTGTATTTATGCTATACTTTATGGTCAAATGTAGACCGCTTACTAGAGCAGCTTGTTAATGAACCATGCAAACTTTGAGTACATCATGCAAACCTGGAAAATTTTGGGGTGTTTTGATTCTCCTTTTCAGGGAAGAAAAGATTTATTCTTACATGAACTTTATGTAGTGGCCAACTAGAATCTCTTGTATACTTGTTCGTAATAATAAATCAGACACTTATTATATGTGTTATGTCTTCATGATTGTTTCTGCTAATGCTTGCCAGAACTTACTCGTGTCAACTAATGAAGTGACCCCCGTATTGAAGATAGGGGATTTTGGTTTTGCACGgtaattcttcttcttcttcttcttcatcttttttactttttttttttaattaaaattaaaattatctttgCATGTGGTCATTTCCTGGATTTATTCGTATGCTAGGTCCCTGACACCTCAAGATCTAGCCGATACTCTATGTGGTTCACCATTGTACATGGCCCCCGAGATTATTCAGAACCATAAGTATGATGCAAAGGTTATCAGTTTTACATCCATGTTCTTTCTTATACAATTTTTAGCAgtgttattattatgaaatatttttaatgaatattatggTGTATGCAGGCTGACTTATGGAGTGTTGGAGCAATCCTGTTTCAACTGGTGACTGGGAAGCCACCTTTTGATGGCAGTAATCAGTTGCAGGTTTTGAGAAGATAAACTCTATTGTTTTCTATGCATTatcaaagtttaaaattaaaaaaagggtgGTTGATATTGTGATTGTTCTCAATTTTGGAGCTactttttacttatttgatgggtaataaaatattgtccTCTTGTTTTCACAGCTCTTTCAGAATATTTTGACATCCACTGAGCTGCGATTTCCACCAGGTGCTATAGAAGAACTACATCCTGATTGTGTGGATCTCTGCAGATGCCTTTTACGCCAAAATCCAGGTACTGCTTTCTGTTGGGTCTGTGTGGAGTAATAGTATGCTACTCTTTATAGCTTAACTGTGAGAATCAGTATTATCCATCAAAtattgatttagaataatttattacaatcattttcaagaaaacttcattttagtttttaacttCGATTGCTTTTGATTGACAGTTGAGAGAATAACATTCAAGGAGTTCTTTAATCACAGATTCCTGGGGGAGCTGAGGTAACGTTTTAAGGTTTGGTATTTTGTGGTGCTGTTTCTTAGGTATTTCAGAATCTATATCCTTCGCGGCCTTTCTGTTTGATCCTTCAACAGATAAGACTGTTTAACCTGATTATAATGATTTATAATGTTACGATCTATAGGCAGACAGTGCATGCTGAGCAGCATTCGGTAGTTCCAGAAACAAAACCAATGGTGGAGCTCTTGAATTCTTCTACTCCTGAGGATAGGCATTCATTACATTCTGAGCATCCTACGAACTCATCTAgcaaaaatccaaaatcagCATGTTCTTCTGCATGTGACAAAGTGATATTGAATACTGGAGATCAAGGCAATTCATTGAGCACTAGGGATCTGCATGAGTTCATACCAAATATGGCATGTGACAGGATGAAGAAATCTGTTGGCAGTCAATACTCATCTGATCAGCTTAAAGGTTTGTTTTATAGTTTAGGATGTTCTCGTTGAAGTCCAATTGTTTTGAGATTAATCTTTTTGTCTTACCCATCAAGTTTTGCAGATTTAATGGAGTCCATTGAGAAAGAATATGTTCTTAtcaattctcattttgcttCAACGGATGGGTTTTCTTTCTACCTTGATGCTTCCCTGCAAGATAATTCCATGGCCAAAGTTTCCATCTGCCCTTCGAAGAAGAATGACCATTCAGCAATTACTATGCAAACAAAGGATATGCCTTCTGATTCTGCTAGTGGTGCAGAGAATTCACTATTTCATGTACCAGCTCCACTAGAAACATCAAACAGATTATGTATATTGAAAGAAGTGCAAGGACTGACAGTATTACATCCATCCACTGGGCTTCAATTGTTACATCAGTACGTGCATGCT encodes:
- the LOC102628393 gene encoding serine/threonine-protein kinase ATG1a, translated to MEPNRTRLIGEYIVGPRIGSGSFAVVWRARHRQLGIEVAVKEIDKKLLSPKVSDNLLKEISILSTISHPNIIRFFEAIETREKIYLVLEYCDGGDLAAYIHKHGKVSEAVARHFMRQLAAGLQVLQEKHLIHRDLKPQNLLVSTNEVTPVLKIGDFGFARSLTPQDLADTLCGSPLYMAPEIIQNHKYDAKADLWSVGAILFQLVTGKPPFDGSNQLQLFQNILTSTELRFPPGAIEELHPDCVDLCRCLLRQNPVERITFKEFFNHRFLGELRQTVHAEQHSVVPETKPMVELLNSSTPEDRHSLHSEHPTNSSSKNPKSACSSACDKVILNTGDQGNSLSTRDLHEFIPNMACDRMKKSVGSQYSSDQLKDLMESIEKEYVLINSHFASTDGFSFYLDASLQDNSMAKVSICPSKKNDHSAITMQTKDMPSDSASGAENSLFHVPAPLETSNRLCILKEVQGLTVLHPSTGLQLLHQYVHALTELAEAKYDAGLFLESFSVELVVLAIWKKALQICGSWLTSMSHGELPGPSSAYGHTPVQGGISSDPNSENNVDFSSPFSVSTWAEQGFILAFDRAEKLSYNIRDSDGAAEMPDAMEIIYQRALSVGKIGAVEEYMGNKASASALYSKAMLLLSFIVGEAASLSLYPPFSLNPSDKKRIQGYINNLQSHQSNFLIFQPSSNLSSDSAPK